The Verrucomicrobiota bacterium genome includes the window TTGAGGCAAGAACTCGGCAGCAACCGACTGATGAACCAGTAAGGTCTCCATCGCATTGCACACCGCGGGACGATGCGTTTTCGCGTTCACGACGATCCGCAGGGCCATGGGCAAATCCGCCTCACGATCCACAAAAACATGGCAAACTCCCTTGAAGTGCTTGATCACCGGAACGCGGCTGCATTCCGCCACCGCCCGGATCAAACCCTCACCCCCTCGAGGCATGCACAGATCCACCAACCCGGTGAGACTCAATAACGCCTTAATCGCCTCCCGGTCCGGGGTGGAAACGACTTGAATGGCGTCCTCAGGAAACGCCGGGGAAGCTTCGCGGCCCGCTTCGATCAAACATCTCGCGATGCACTGATTCGAGCGAATCGCTTCCTTGCCCCCCCGCAACACCGTGGCGTTCCCGGACTTAAAACAAAGCGCGGCGGCATCCGCCGTGACATTGGGCCTCGATTCGTAAATGATGGCGATCACCCCAATGGGCGTGGAAACCTTGCGCAACCGCAGGCCGTTGGGTCGAATTCTTTCCTCCAAAACCCTCCCGGTGGGATCGGGCAAAGCCGCAACTTCCCGCAAACCCTTGGCCATGGCCGAGATGCGGGCCGGAGTTAATTGAAGACGGTCCAGCATGGCCTGCGAAAGCCCGACCGCTTGCCCGTCCCGCAA containing:
- a CDS encoding glutamate-5-semialdehyde dehydrogenase, with amino-acid sequence MSLIEQMTNLAQRAKAAARALARLTPAEKNRCLLAMADRLEKSVDALVLANAEDLRDGQAVGLSQAMLDRLQLTPARISAMAKGLREVAALPDPTGRVLEERIRPNGLRLRKVSTPIGVIAIIYESRPNVTADAAALCFKSGNATVLRGGKEAIRSNQCIARCLIEAGREASPAFPEDAIQVVSTPDREAIKALLSLTGLVDLCMPRGGEGLIRAVAECSRVPVIKHFKGVCHVFVDREADLPMALRIVVNAKTHRPAVCNAMETLLVHQSVAAEFLPQAAKALAEKSVELRADSHALTLLQAQPNAATWKLAAASEQDFHTEYNDYILNVRVVENCSAAIDHIGRYGSSHSDTIVTANRETAERFLAEVDSAAVYWNASTRFTDGGEYGMGAEIGISTDKIGARGPMGLEELTTYKWLGYGTGQVRV